In the Taeniopygia guttata chromosome 12, bTaeGut7.mat, whole genome shotgun sequence genome, one interval contains:
- the CFAP100 gene encoding cilia- and flagella-associated protein 100 isoform X1 — METRLVLSESTAEDEKTPMKNPFKVPSDTELFSMRDNEIKKAQEEREKRKTMKVHEKTTYSTKMKAKSGLRKALKKEEEEESIKEATCEERLKSLQEMLSWKLAMKKDYAFDRETFHGYLQDRKQIFFLEHTIAVKRGEIEKMENIAKDEEKKLEKAERGMEKDAAMFDEFLKENHNKSVEALRIAKRETSAKTKKITEIQGLTTEIKKVQSDISRFEDTLQEYKMYRDILYQLSPKEWQEEHRKRHKKQKDKETEPRVNEGNAPRPPTAEQDQGPTSAAHSITFTDMPRSLLVSESLDFRARDVRPQLKQFLKPLLSRELGSLEDTESEISSDEDEEPELYFTDPEQLLTTFMEMQDENLSFFLNSQDIADSWNKVHQTFITTHESMEKELAALKQQVNTLRASVAKEEEKVADLKLKVQLFSSGEHEGDDQDKMLTSLNKKVQEVYFQCTGDNETNLPTVEMLKVIEKQLNDLLGSVERIPPAKIEKAVKAIRKEQRARPREEKQKQAKQQQDEGLKKDMERSQVAEGKKNKTMVLPSNPPARKNSQGNR, encoded by the exons ATGGAAACCCGCCTTGTGCTGTCAG aaagcacagcagaggatgaaaaaaccccaatgaaaaatccatttaaagTCCCATCAGATACTGAACTTTTCTCAATGAGGGACAACGAAATTAAGAAGGCACAGGAG GAACGTGAAAAGAGGAAGACTATGAAAGTCCATGAGAAAACTACTTACTCCACTAAAATGAAGGCAAAAAGTGGATTGAGGAAAGCtttgaaaaaggaggaagaagaggagagcATAAAAGAGGCAACATGTGAAGAGAGACTGAAATCTCTTCAGGAGATGCTTTCATGGAAGTTAGCAATGAAAAAAG ATTATGCATTCGACAGGGAGACCTTCCATGGTTACCTACAGGACAGAAAACAGATCTTTTTTCTTGAG CACACCATTGCAGTAAAGCGAGGGGAGATTGAAAAGATGGAGAACATAGCAAAGGACGAggaaaaaaaactggaaaaggctgagagaggGATGGAGAAGGATGCTGCCATGTTTGATGAGTTCCTGAAGGAGAACCATAATAAATCTGTTGAAGCACTGAGAAT AGCCAAAAGAGAAACCTCAgcaaagacaaagaaaataacagagatccagggactcacaactgaaataaagaaaGTCCAAAG TGATATCTCCAGATTCGAGGACACCCTGCAGGAGTACAAGATGTACAGGGACATCCTCTACCAGCTATCTCCAAAAGAGTGGCAGGAGGAACAcagaaaaaggcacaaaaaacaaaaggatAAGGAAACAGAACCCAGGGTTAATGAAGGAAATGCTCCACGTCCCcccactgcagagcagg ACCAGGGTCCCACAAGCGCTGCCCATAGCATCACTTTCACGGATATGCCAAGGTCCCTGCTGGTTTCAGAAAGTTTGGATTTCAGAGCACGTGATGTCAGGCCACAGCTCAAACAGTTCCTGAAGCCTCTTCTATCAAGAGAACT agGTTCACTGGAGGACACAGAGAGCGAAATCAGCTCAGACGAAGATGAG GAGCCTGAGCTCTACTTCACTGATCCTGAACAATTACTTACTACTTTCATGGAGATGCAGGATGAGAACTTATCCTTTTTCCTGAACTCCCAGGATATTGCAGACAGTTGGAACAAGGTCCATCAGACCTTCATCACCACACATGAAAGCAT GGAGAAGGAGTTGGCAGCGCTGAAACAGCAGGTAAACACCCTCCGAGCCTCCGTGGccaaggaagaagagaaagtaGCCGACCTGAAGCTCAAAGTTCAGCTCTTTTCCTCTGGGGAACACGAAGGTGATGACCAG GACAAAATGCTCACAAGTCTGAACAAGAAGGTGCAGGAAGTCTATTTCCAGTGCACTGGAGACAATGAGACAAACCTGCCAACAGTAGAGATGTTAAAGGTAATAGAAAAACAGCTCAATGATTTACTGGGCAGCGTGGAGAGAATCCCACCAGCAAAGATAGAAAAGGCTGTGAAAGCCATAAGAAAGGAACAGAGGGCAAG GcccagagaggaaaagcagaagcaagcgaagcagcagcaggatgaagGATTGAAAAAGGACATGGAAAGATCACAGGtagctgaaggaaaaaag AACAAGACAATGGTGTTGCCTTCCAACCCACCTGCCAGGAAGAACAGCCAAGGAAACAGATAA
- the CFAP100 gene encoding cilia- and flagella-associated protein 100 isoform X2 codes for MKNPFKVPSDTELFSMRDNEIKKAQEEREKRKTMKVHEKTTYSTKMKAKSGLRKALKKEEEEESIKEATCEERLKSLQEMLSWKLAMKKDYAFDRETFHGYLQDRKQIFFLEHTIAVKRGEIEKMENIAKDEEKKLEKAERGMEKDAAMFDEFLKENHNKSVEALRIAKRETSAKTKKITEIQGLTTEIKKVQSDISRFEDTLQEYKMYRDILYQLSPKEWQEEHRKRHKKQKDKETEPRVNEGNAPRPPTAEQDQGPTSAAHSITFTDMPRSLLVSESLDFRARDVRPQLKQFLKPLLSRELGSLEDTESEISSDEDEEPELYFTDPEQLLTTFMEMQDENLSFFLNSQDIADSWNKVHQTFITTHESMEKELAALKQQVNTLRASVAKEEEKVADLKLKVQLFSSGEHEGDDQDKMLTSLNKKVQEVYFQCTGDNETNLPTVEMLKVIEKQLNDLLGSVERIPPAKIEKAVKAIRKEQRARPREEKQKQAKQQQDEGLKKDMERSQVAEGKKNKTMVLPSNPPARKNSQGNR; via the exons atgaaaaatccatttaaagTCCCATCAGATACTGAACTTTTCTCAATGAGGGACAACGAAATTAAGAAGGCACAGGAG GAACGTGAAAAGAGGAAGACTATGAAAGTCCATGAGAAAACTACTTACTCCACTAAAATGAAGGCAAAAAGTGGATTGAGGAAAGCtttgaaaaaggaggaagaagaggagagcATAAAAGAGGCAACATGTGAAGAGAGACTGAAATCTCTTCAGGAGATGCTTTCATGGAAGTTAGCAATGAAAAAAG ATTATGCATTCGACAGGGAGACCTTCCATGGTTACCTACAGGACAGAAAACAGATCTTTTTTCTTGAG CACACCATTGCAGTAAAGCGAGGGGAGATTGAAAAGATGGAGAACATAGCAAAGGACGAggaaaaaaaactggaaaaggctgagagaggGATGGAGAAGGATGCTGCCATGTTTGATGAGTTCCTGAAGGAGAACCATAATAAATCTGTTGAAGCACTGAGAAT AGCCAAAAGAGAAACCTCAgcaaagacaaagaaaataacagagatccagggactcacaactgaaataaagaaaGTCCAAAG TGATATCTCCAGATTCGAGGACACCCTGCAGGAGTACAAGATGTACAGGGACATCCTCTACCAGCTATCTCCAAAAGAGTGGCAGGAGGAACAcagaaaaaggcacaaaaaacaaaaggatAAGGAAACAGAACCCAGGGTTAATGAAGGAAATGCTCCACGTCCCcccactgcagagcagg ACCAGGGTCCCACAAGCGCTGCCCATAGCATCACTTTCACGGATATGCCAAGGTCCCTGCTGGTTTCAGAAAGTTTGGATTTCAGAGCACGTGATGTCAGGCCACAGCTCAAACAGTTCCTGAAGCCTCTTCTATCAAGAGAACT agGTTCACTGGAGGACACAGAGAGCGAAATCAGCTCAGACGAAGATGAG GAGCCTGAGCTCTACTTCACTGATCCTGAACAATTACTTACTACTTTCATGGAGATGCAGGATGAGAACTTATCCTTTTTCCTGAACTCCCAGGATATTGCAGACAGTTGGAACAAGGTCCATCAGACCTTCATCACCACACATGAAAGCAT GGAGAAGGAGTTGGCAGCGCTGAAACAGCAGGTAAACACCCTCCGAGCCTCCGTGGccaaggaagaagagaaagtaGCCGACCTGAAGCTCAAAGTTCAGCTCTTTTCCTCTGGGGAACACGAAGGTGATGACCAG GACAAAATGCTCACAAGTCTGAACAAGAAGGTGCAGGAAGTCTATTTCCAGTGCACTGGAGACAATGAGACAAACCTGCCAACAGTAGAGATGTTAAAGGTAATAGAAAAACAGCTCAATGATTTACTGGGCAGCGTGGAGAGAATCCCACCAGCAAAGATAGAAAAGGCTGTGAAAGCCATAAGAAAGGAACAGAGGGCAAG GcccagagaggaaaagcagaagcaagcgaagcagcagcaggatgaagGATTGAAAAAGGACATGGAAAGATCACAGGtagctgaaggaaaaaag AACAAGACAATGGTGTTGCCTTCCAACCCACCTGCCAGGAAGAACAGCCAAGGAAACAGATAA